A stretch of the Filimonas lacunae genome encodes the following:
- a CDS encoding type I restriction endonuclease, producing the protein MDFKDIIKQLAERIVKHKELVHTEEATKHSFVMPFLQALGYDVFNPLEVVPEFVADLGIKKGEKVDYAIMKEGNPVILIECKHWSTELDPHNSQLFRYFHTTKAKFSILTNGFESRFYTDLDEPNKMDEKPFFIFDLNDVRDTHIEELKKFHKVYFDSDTIVSTASELKYVGQLKALMMAEFNNPSQDFVRYFAKQVYNAGILTQRVMDQFTQLTKKSFQYYINDIITERLKSALQKEEIDQAVQTVTEVLADNDNKIVTTEEELEGFRIVRSVLRQYVSVQRVCYRDALSYFAILFDDNNRKPICRLYFNGNKKYIGVFDAEKNEVKKELTSLDDIFSHADALIQVVQYYNQAKTIEA; encoded by the coding sequence ATGGATTTTAAAGATATTATAAAGCAGCTGGCTGAACGAATAGTAAAGCACAAGGAATTGGTGCATACAGAAGAAGCCACCAAGCATTCATTTGTGATGCCTTTTCTCCAGGCATTAGGATATGATGTGTTTAATCCACTGGAAGTAGTGCCTGAATTTGTGGCTGATTTAGGTATTAAAAAAGGAGAGAAAGTGGACTACGCTATCATGAAAGAGGGTAACCCGGTTATCCTGATAGAATGTAAGCATTGGTCTACAGAGCTTGATCCGCATAATTCACAGTTGTTTCGTTATTTCCATACCACAAAGGCTAAATTTTCTATTCTTACCAATGGTTTTGAGTCGCGTTTTTATACCGATCTGGATGAACCTAATAAGATGGATGAGAAACCCTTTTTTATATTCGACCTGAATGATGTTCGGGACACACATATAGAAGAGTTAAAGAAATTTCATAAAGTGTATTTTGATTCAGATACTATTGTGTCTACAGCCAGTGAGCTCAAATACGTAGGGCAATTGAAAGCGCTGATGATGGCTGAGTTTAACAACCCCAGCCAGGATTTTGTAAGGTATTTTGCCAAACAGGTATATAATGCAGGTATTCTTACGCAACGCGTAATGGATCAGTTTACTCAACTTACCAAAAAGTCGTTTCAGTATTATATTAATGACATTATAACGGAGCGGTTAAAGTCTGCTTTGCAGAAAGAAGAAATAGACCAGGCGGTGCAAACGGTTACAGAAGTACTTGCTGATAACGATAATAAAATTGTTACTACTGAGGAAGAGTTAGAAGGCTTCCGGATTGTACGATCAGTTTTGCGTCAATATGTATCTGTGCAACGGGTTTGCTATCGTGATGCATTATCTTATTTCGCTATTTTATTTGACGATAACAACCGAAAGCCTATTTGCCGATTGTATTTCAATGGAAATAAAAAATACATAGGCGTGTTTGATGCGGAAAAGAATGAAGTGAAAAAGGAACTGACTTCGCTGGATGATATATTTTCTCATGCGGATGCTTTAATACAGGTAGTGCAATATTATAACCAGGCCAAAACGATAGAAGCCTAA
- a CDS encoding DUF5763 domain-containing protein gives MKKLLAIFVTLTCLTSFTPISEHHAGKCVGADNCAACKNCSACKYCTAGGTCGVCAAGKSRPKSLPCAPGNNKEIPFSQCKATTKKGTQCSRRAGASGYCWQHAN, from the coding sequence ATGAAAAAATTGCTGGCAATCTTTGTAACACTGACTTGCCTTACTTCCTTTACTCCCATTTCAGAACACCATGCAGGAAAATGCGTAGGAGCCGATAACTGCGCTGCCTGTAAAAACTGTTCGGCTTGTAAGTATTGCACTGCAGGTGGCACATGTGGAGTATGCGCAGCCGGGAAGTCCAGGCCTAAAAGCCTACCCTGTGCGCCTGGCAACAACAAAGAAATTCCGTTTTCGCAATGCAAAGCCACTACCAAAAAAGGCACACAATGTTCGCGCAGAGCAGGTGCATCAGGCTATTGCTGGCAACATGCTAATTAA